The following DNA comes from Natranaerovirga pectinivora.
CATTAAAAATACTCGAGGTGAACAAATTGAAAAAACAAAATGATAAAAAAATATTAAAACGATTTATAAGTTATTATAAACCTCACAAAAAATTATTTGCTCTAGATATGGCTTGCGCTTTTATGATTGCCATGATTGATTTGGCATTTCCCATGATTTCTAGACATTTAATAGAGAAGTTACTGCCAAATCAGATGTATAATACCTTTTTTATATTTATATTGGCTTTAGTCGTAATGTATGTTATAAGAGGCGTATTTGAATTTATAGTTAATTACTGGGGACATATTCTAGGGGTTAGAATAGAGTATGATATGCGCAGTGATCTATTCTTGCATCTCCAAAAATTACCTTTCAAATTCTATGATAAAAATAGAACAGGACAAATTATGTCTAGAGTAGTTAACGATTTATTTGAAATAACGGAACTGGCACACCATGGTCCAGAAGATATATTCTTATCTACAATTATGCTTGTAGGTTCTTTTTTAGTACTGATTACCATTGATTGGCGCCTTACATTGGTTTTATATGTAGTAGTTGTTGTGCTGGTCTGGTTTGCTATTACTCAAAGAAAAAAATTATCTTTAGGCTTTAAAGAAGTTAAGAAAAAAACGGCAAGCATTAATGCAACATTAGAGAATAGTATTTCTGGTGTTCGTGTAGCTAAAGCTTTTGCCAATGAAGCATATGAAGTAGAAAAATTTAGGGCAGGAAACAATGCTTTTAGAGGCTCAAAAAAATACGCATACAAAAGAATGGGTATTTTTATGGGTGGTATGCATTTTATGATATATATCTTAAATGTTATTGTTATTGCCGTTGGTGGTTATTTTATAATGGTTGATCAAATGTCCTATGGAGATTTGCTTGCTTTTATTTTATATACCAATACCTTTTTACAACCTATTAGAAGGCTTACGAATTTTGTTCAACAATTTGAGTCTGGTATGACGGGTTTTGAGAGATTCCTAGAGATAATGGATATAGAACCAGATATAAAAGATAGTGATAATGCCATAGAAATCACTAATGTTACAGGTAATATAGAGTTTAAAAATGTAAGCTTTTCTTACACAGATGAAGAACAGGTCCTTACCAATCTCAATGTATTCATTAAAGAAGGAGAAACACTGGCATTGGTTGGACCATCAGGTGGAGGTAAAACTACTATATGTCAATTGATACCTAGATTTTATGAAATAGATGAAGGAGACATTACTATTGATAATATCAGTATTAAAGATGTAACCCTAAGTTCATTAAGAAGAAACATTGGGGTTGTTCAACAGGATGTTTTCTTATTTTCTGGCACTATTAGGGATAATATTTTATATGGAAGAATCAATGCATCAGAAGAAGAAATGATAGAAGCAGCTAAAAAGGCTGAGATACACGACTTTATTATCTCCTTGCCAAAAGGGTATGATACTGAAGTTGGAGATAGAGGTATTAGATTATCAGGAGGACAAAAACAAAGAATTAGTATTGCAAGAGTATTCCTTAAAAACCCTCCTATCCTTATTCTTGATGAAGCAACATCTGCTCTTGATAATGAAACAGAGATTAAGATTCAAAAAGCTTTAGAGAAATTGGCTAAAGGAAGGACCACATTGGTTATTGCTCATAGATTGTCTACGATTAAAAATGCAGATAAGATTGTTGTTATGAGTGATGAAGGCATTAAAGAAGAGGGTAGTCATGAGGTGTTATTAGAAAAAGGTGGGATATATTCTAAGCTTTATAAGGCTCAGTTTAAGGGGTATATTCCTGATGAAGTATAGTTGTTTTTAAATACTGCTTGGGTGCGCCTAGGGGTATTATATATAAGATTAATGGACCCTTACCCATCCTTGGGTAATAGGGCCCAGCTACGCCATCCGTGGCTCCGCTCTTAAATCTTATATATAATACCCCTAGGCTTGTTCTGGGGTCCTTTTTAAGAACTTGAGGCACTAATTGCAAAACTAATATTACTTTATAATTGGGTTTGAAAAAGGAAAAATTATATTAATTTACTTTTTTTTTTGAATATATCATAAATAAAGAAAAAAACAATAAAATAGGATTAAGGATAAGATTAGAGAGGGTTAAGGATGTGAATTATTAGTGGAGAGAAGAAAAAGCATAGGTAGTAAAAAATTAAACATAATCATTTTGTTAGTAATGTTAGTCCTTTCTTTTAATATAATATTTAAAAGCTATCAAATATATATTCCTACTAATGATAAAAGTATTTTTAATGAGATAGGTAAGAGGACAAGTGCTTATCTAAGTGAGAGAATACTTATGAATTCAGTGCCTTTATTAGGCTATACATTTGAGAATGAAGAGGTATTGCTTAAACAAGATATGTTAAGAGGGTATGAAACCAGTATTTATAAGAATTTTTTTTCATCCTATATACCGTTAATTGATTATGTTTTAAAGGAAGATTCTCCAACCTATTATACAGTGGTAGAGTTGTACCCAGTTATTGAATTTTGGCAACTGGAAGATGAAGATAATAAATTAATAGAAGAAGCAGAACTAGAAATTATAAATAAAGGCAATGAGAAAAATATAGATAGTCATACTAATCAAGTACCAGATAATATAGCAAGATCCCCAGTATATAATTTGAATGACCTAAAAGATTTTAATTTTATGCTAAAGAATATATATACAGTTGATCCTAGTATATATTTAACTGAAAGTGATCTTAAACCTGAGCAATGGTTGACCCAGGATATGACAGTAGATTTTACAGGAGAAGAACCTAAAGTTTTAATTTATCACACTCATTCTCAAGAGGCTTTTCTAGACAGTAGAAATGGATTTGCCCAAGATACGGTTGTTGGTTTAGGAGAGTATTTAACAGAAGTTTTAGAAAGTCAATATGGCATAAAAGTTCTACATCATAAAGGTGTCTACGATTATCCCCTTAGAGATAGAGCATATGCCAATGCAGTCAGTCCAATTACTAAAATATTAGAAGAAAATCCATCCATTGAGATAGTAATTGATTTACATAGGGATGGTGTAAGAGATGAAACCATTCGCTTTGTAACGGAAATAGAAGGAGAAACCACAGCTAAAATAATGTTTTTTAATGGTCTTAGTAAAACAACAGCTAATGGTAAAATGACGCCTAACACGTACCTGCCTAATCCTTATGTTAGTGACAATATAGCCTTAAGTTTACAAATGCATTTAAAAGCTGAGGAACTTTATCCTGGAATTACAAGAAAGATATACGTAAGAGGAGAAAGATATAACTTGCATTTAAAGCCTAAGTCTCTATTAATAGAACTTGGAGCTAATTCCAATACTATCGAAGAGGCTAGAAATGCCATTGAACCTTTGGCGCGGGTGATTTATGAAGTGTTTAGTGGGAAATAAAACTGCTTGGGTATAGTCTAGGGGTATTATATATAAGATTAATGGACCATTACCCATCCTTGGGTAATAGGGTCCAGCTACGCCATCCGTGGCTCCGCTGTTAAATTTTATATATAATACCTCTAGACTTACTCTTAGGTTCTTATTGGGTCAGGTGACCGTACGTATTTATATTCTTGAAATGTTGTTGTTGATCCCTGACATATTCTTCGCAGGCTATGTTTAGACAAGGGCCATATAATTGACTTGGCGTCGACCGATTGAAAAGTAAGGCAGCCAAGTTAACTATATGGCCCTTGTCTAAACAAGACCCAAGCAAAAAAACAAACAAAAGACCCAAGCAAAAAGACCCAAGCAAAAAGACCCAAATAAAAACTCTCCCATCACCTAAAACAGACATAAAAAAAGCGGGCATACGCCCACTTCTTAAATTTCAAATGTTCTCATTATATCTTCTAAAGTATCTCTACGTCTAATTAATTGATGGCTACCATCTTCTTTAATAAGAATTTCAGCTGGTCTTAAACGGTTGTTGTAGTTTGATGCCATACAATAGCCATAAGCACCTGCATCAAGCACACCAAGAATATCGCCTTCAAAGAGCTCTGGAAGTTCTCTTTCTTTTGCAATAATGTCTCCGCTTTCGCAGATGTTACCAACAACATTTACAAACTCATATTTTGTTGAAGGTGTATCGCTTTCACGATATACCTCAATGTCATGATGAGAATCATACATCGCTGGACGAATTAAAACATTAAATCCTAAATCTGTTCCAATATATTTATTATCATAGTTGTATTTTACTGTATGAACTGTTCCTAATAAGATACCACACTCAGCAGCAATATAACGACCTGGCTCAATTTTAAATTGAATTTCTTTACCGTATTTAGCAACCCAGTTTTTAATTACTTCGTCTAATTGCACGCCTAATTCTTTTAACTCAAGTCTTGGTTGACCAGCCAGTTTATTATATGGTATTCCAAATCCGCCACCTAAGTCAACAAACTCTAAATCTTTAAAGTTTTCAGCGATTGCTAAGATAGATTGAACACCTTCAACATATTTGCTGCCATCCATAAATAATGACCCGATATGTTGGTTAATGCCAGCAAGCTTTAAATCATATTTATTTAAGATGTCTTTAACTTCATCAATTAGGTGTGGATCTACACCAAATTTAGTTTTTTTACCACCAGTAACAACTTTTTCATGGTGTCCTGCACCAACACCAGGATTGAAACGAATACAAACTCTTCCTCCTGGATTTAATGTACCATATTGCTCTAATTGAGACAATGAATCAACACTTGTTAAAACACCTTTATCAATTGCAAATTGCATTTCTTCTTTTGAAACATTATTACTAATGTATAATATTTTCTCTGGTGCGAATCCAGCAGCTAAGTTAACGTGAATTTCTCCAGGGCTCATGGCATCTGCGTACAAACCTTCTTCATTTACTATTTTTAATAAGCCAAGACTACTATTTGCTTTTACAGAATAGTTAACTGCAAAGTTAGGGTAAGACACAAGGTTTTTTAACTCTCTGCATCTTTCTCTTAAGATTTTTTCATTGTAAACATAAAGTGTACTCCCGTATTCTTTTACTAACTCTACAGGAGTAGAGTTACCATAAAAATTATTACTATTTGTTACTTTATTATGTTCTTTTAACATAAAAAATTGCTCCTTTCTTATCCTTCATATTGTATTAGTTTTATTTCATTCATCATAGCTTCTCTAATTAATTGAACTAATGTTAAGTTTTTAGAAAATAAACATTGGTCTAATGTTCCAGTTAATACTGTTGTAGTATCTACGATTAATTTTAGAGAAGATGTTACATCTGTTTTGTAGCAAATTATATTTGGTATCAATATTTTTTCATCACTTAAAATAACCACTTTTTTATCTTCTGCTATTTTAGTCAAAGTATTAGTAAATTTATTTATAATCTTAGCTTCGGCAGAAAAATAAAGATGAGTATTTGTTAAGGATATCATATTTTCTAATTTATTAAAAATATTATCATATCCTATTATTGTTACATATGCCTCTTGTTGAGGTTTGTTATTATAAACCACATTTTCTTCAATGAATCTTATATTTTTCTCAAACCAAGTTTTAGAATTTTGCAACAATTCCTTGATGGGTGTTGCCATATATTTTGTTGGTTGACCTTCAATAACATAGGCCCCACCTTTTTCTACTAGATTTGATAAAGAAGCATAAGTATTTGAACGTGATATACCAGATAATTTTGCTGCTTCATAACCTGATAATTCACCATGCTCGCATAGAGTAAGGTAAATATCTGTTTCTTGCTTGGTAAAACCAATAGATTTAAAAGCACTTAGTAAATCCATTATTCACCTCTAAAGTATATATAGTGTTTCTATATAGTACTACTATATAATTAAGTAAGTAAATTGTCAATACTATTGGTGTAAACTGTAGTAAATTTGTCATTATATGGTATAATAATTATTAGAAAGTAAAATGATGTAATGAGCCTTTAACTGTCATTATAAATTCGAGGTGATAAAAATGGACGAAAAGATTTATGTCTTTGGTCATAGGAACCCTGATACTGATTCAGTATGTTCGGCAATTGCGTATGCAAATCTTAAAAAACAATTAGGTTATACTAATATTACCCCTTTTGCGTTAGGGGGAATTAATAACGAAACAAAATTTGCTCTTGATTATTTTAACTTTAAAGCACCTAAATTATTAAGCAAATTAAAAATAAAAGTAAGGGATTTGTTTTTAAGACCCGTAACTTGTTTAAAACAAAGTAGTTCTATATTAGAAGCAGTAGATGCTATCGTTAATAAAAACAAACACTCAACACCTGTAGTAGATAATGAGGGAAGACTTATGGGGGTTATTACCTTAACAGATATTTATCCTGATTTAATTGGTAAAGTGGAAAAAGACCACTTAAAGAAGACAAAGACACCATTTGAAAACATTATCAATGTACTTGACGGAATCATTTATTACGGATGTTATCCATATAAAAGTGTTAAGGGTGAAATTATAACTTTTTCAGAACTTCTATTAGAGGAACCCTTAAAAGAGGGTGATATTCTAATTTTAGGAGATGTTAATGAATACAAAGAAAAAGCCATAAAAAGCGGTGCTACATGTCTTATCATAGCAACAGAGAACAAATCAACTTTCCAAATGAATATTCCATCTGACTTTAAAGGGATTGTTTTAGTTGTAGAAACATCTGTATTCAATATTATTAAATTAATAGAAAAAACAGTTCCTGTAGAAAGTATGATAAAAAAACAAATGCTTGAGTATTTTGAGCTAAATGACACAATTGAAGAAGTAAAAGAACAAATATTTGGCTCTAAACATAGAAGTTTCCCAGTTGTTAATAAAGAAGGAGTTGTAGTAGGGTTACTATCAAGAAGTGACCTTTTAAGAGTGAATAGAAAAAAAGTAATCCTTGTAGATCACAATGAAAAAGAACAATCTGTACAAGGGATAGAGGATGCAGAAATACTTGAAATCATTGACCACCATAGAATTGCTAATGTACAAACCATGTCCCCATTATACTTTAGGGCAGAACCGGTAGGGTGTACTTCTACAATAATAAAATCTTTATACGATGAATCTAATGAGTCTATTCCTAAAGATATAGCAGGATTGATGTTAAGTGCCATCTTATCAGATACTTTACTATTCCATTCTCCTACGTGTACAGAAAGGGATAAAAAAGCGGCGTATGAATTAGCAAAAATTGCTGGTGTTAATATAGAAACCTACGGAATGGATATGATTATAGCAGGTACAGCCATTAATGAAGATGAGACACCAGAATCATTAATCACTAAAGATATGAAAAGTTTTAATTTGGGCAAACATAAATCAATGGTCTCTCAAATTAATACAGGTGATTTTAAATCTCTAAGTAAAATGTTACCTATATTAAAGGAAAAAATAGAAAAAATATGTGAAGATGAAAATTTTGATGTAGCGGTGTTAATGATTACAAGTATTATTATTGGTGGAACAGAAATTATTGTGGCAGGTAGAAATAAAATCCTCGCACAGAATGCATTTAATATGAAAGTGGATGAAGATACAATCTTTTTACCAGGAGTATTTTCAAGAAAAAAACAAATTGTGCCTGAACTAATGAATGCGGCTCAACTATAGAAAGGGAATTTATAATGGACTTGTTTGATTTAATGAGAAAAAACACATTAGAAAAAGAATCACCTTTAGCAGCAAGGATGCGACCTACCACTATTGATGAAGTTGTAGGGCAAGAGCATATAATTGGAGAAGATAAGCTTCTTTATAGAGCAATAAAAGCAGACAAGTTATCATCAATTATTTTTTATGGCCCTCCAGG
Coding sequences within:
- a CDS encoding ABC transporter ATP-binding protein yields the protein MKKQNDKKILKRFISYYKPHKKLFALDMACAFMIAMIDLAFPMISRHLIEKLLPNQMYNTFFIFILALVVMYVIRGVFEFIVNYWGHILGVRIEYDMRSDLFLHLQKLPFKFYDKNRTGQIMSRVVNDLFEITELAHHGPEDIFLSTIMLVGSFLVLITIDWRLTLVLYVVVVVLVWFAITQRKKLSLGFKEVKKKTASINATLENSISGVRVAKAFANEAYEVEKFRAGNNAFRGSKKYAYKRMGIFMGGMHFMIYILNVIVIAVGGYFIMVDQMSYGDLLAFILYTNTFLQPIRRLTNFVQQFESGMTGFERFLEIMDIEPDIKDSDNAIEITNVTGNIEFKNVSFSYTDEEQVLTNLNVFIKEGETLALVGPSGGGKTTICQLIPRFYEIDEGDITIDNISIKDVTLSSLRRNIGVVQQDVFLFSGTIRDNILYGRINASEEEMIEAAKKAEIHDFIISLPKGYDTEVGDRGIRLSGGQKQRISIARVFLKNPPILILDEATSALDNETEIKIQKALEKLAKGRTTLVIAHRLSTIKNADKIVVMSDEGIKEEGSHEVLLEKGGIYSKLYKAQFKGYIPDEV
- the spoIIP gene encoding stage II sporulation protein P, with protein sequence MERRKSIGSKKLNIIILLVMLVLSFNIIFKSYQIYIPTNDKSIFNEIGKRTSAYLSERILMNSVPLLGYTFENEEVLLKQDMLRGYETSIYKNFFSSYIPLIDYVLKEDSPTYYTVVELYPVIEFWQLEDEDNKLIEEAELEIINKGNEKNIDSHTNQVPDNIARSPVYNLNDLKDFNFMLKNIYTVDPSIYLTESDLKPEQWLTQDMTVDFTGEEPKVLIYHTHSQEAFLDSRNGFAQDTVVGLGEYLTEVLESQYGIKVLHHKGVYDYPLRDRAYANAVSPITKILEENPSIEIVIDLHRDGVRDETIRFVTEIEGETTAKIMFFNGLSKTTANGKMTPNTYLPNPYVSDNIALSLQMHLKAEELYPGITRKIYVRGERYNLHLKPKSLLIELGANSNTIEEARNAIEPLARVIYEVFSGK
- the lysA gene encoding diaminopimelate decarboxylase; translation: MLKEHNKVTNSNNFYGNSTPVELVKEYGSTLYVYNEKILRERCRELKNLVSYPNFAVNYSVKANSSLGLLKIVNEEGLYADAMSPGEIHVNLAAGFAPEKILYISNNVSKEEMQFAIDKGVLTSVDSLSQLEQYGTLNPGGRVCIRFNPGVGAGHHEKVVTGGKKTKFGVDPHLIDEVKDILNKYDLKLAGINQHIGSLFMDGSKYVEGVQSILAIAENFKDLEFVDLGGGFGIPYNKLAGQPRLELKELGVQLDEVIKNWVAKYGKEIQFKIEPGRYIAAECGILLGTVHTVKYNYDNKYIGTDLGFNVLIRPAMYDSHHDIEVYRESDTPSTKYEFVNVVGNICESGDIIAKERELPELFEGDILGVLDAGAYGYCMASNYNNRLRPAEILIKEDGSHQLIRRRDTLEDIMRTFEI
- a CDS encoding TrmB family transcriptional regulator; translation: MDLLSAFKSIGFTKQETDIYLTLCEHGELSGYEAAKLSGISRSNTYASLSNLVEKGGAYVIEGQPTKYMATPIKELLQNSKTWFEKNIRFIEENVVYNNKPQQEAYVTIIGYDNIFNKLENMISLTNTHLYFSAEAKIINKFTNTLTKIAEDKKVVILSDEKILIPNIICYKTDVTSSLKLIVDTTTVLTGTLDQCLFSKNLTLVQLIREAMMNEIKLIQYEG
- a CDS encoding putative manganese-dependent inorganic diphosphatase is translated as MDEKIYVFGHRNPDTDSVCSAIAYANLKKQLGYTNITPFALGGINNETKFALDYFNFKAPKLLSKLKIKVRDLFLRPVTCLKQSSSILEAVDAIVNKNKHSTPVVDNEGRLMGVITLTDIYPDLIGKVEKDHLKKTKTPFENIINVLDGIIYYGCYPYKSVKGEIITFSELLLEEPLKEGDILILGDVNEYKEKAIKSGATCLIIATENKSTFQMNIPSDFKGIVLVVETSVFNIIKLIEKTVPVESMIKKQMLEYFELNDTIEEVKEQIFGSKHRSFPVVNKEGVVVGLLSRSDLLRVNRKKVILVDHNEKEQSVQGIEDAEILEIIDHHRIANVQTMSPLYFRAEPVGCTSTIIKSLYDESNESIPKDIAGLMLSAILSDTLLFHSPTCTERDKKAAYELAKIAGVNIETYGMDMIIAGTAINEDETPESLITKDMKSFNLGKHKSMVSQINTGDFKSLSKMLPILKEKIEKICEDENFDVAVLMITSIIIGGTEIIVAGRNKILAQNAFNMKVDEDTIFLPGVFSRKKQIVPELMNAAQL